A single Cyanobacteriota bacterium DNA region contains:
- a CDS encoding thiamine pyrophosphate-dependent enzyme — protein sequence GRGGSMHLFSSRQRFLGGYAFVAEGIPVAAGAAFQTKYRREVMGDTQADEVTACFFGDGACNNGQFFETLNMAALWKLPII from the coding sequence GGGGACGTGGCGGGTCGATGCACTTGTTTTCATCTCGGCAGCGGTTTTTGGGGGGCTATGCGTTTGTGGCGGAGGGAATTCCAGTAGCGGCAGGGGCGGCCTTTCAGACGAAGTACCGGCGCGAGGTGATGGGAGATACCCAGGCAGACGAGGTGACGGCTTGCTTTTTTGGGGATGGCGCTTGCAATAACGGCCAGTTTTTTGAAACGCTGAATATGGCAGCCCTGTGGAAGTTGCCCATCATTTT